Below is a window of Candidatus Rokuibacteriota bacterium DNA.
CGTCGCCGCGTACACCGCCAGGAGATCGTTGCCGTCCACCTGGACCCCCGGCATCCCGTACGCCAGCGCCTTCCGCGCCAGCGTCTTCGCCCGCGTCTGCTTCGCCACCGGCACCGAGATCGCCCACTGGTTGTTCTCGCAGCAGAACACCACCGGCGCCTGAAAGACTCCCGCGAAGTTCATCGCCTCGTGAAAGTCCCCGTGCGACGTCGCCCCGTCCCCCAGATACACCAGCACCACGCTGTCCTTACCCTTGTAGCGCGCCGCGTAAGCCAAGCCGACGGCATGAGGGATCTGGCTGGCGATCGGGATACAAAACGGCAGGTCCCGGACGTGATCCGGGACCCTGAGCCCCTCGGGGTAGCCAGCGTAGTAGAGAATGATATCTTCGAGCGGCCAGCCGCGGAGGAGGAGCCCCGGCGTCTCCCGGTAATATGGCACGACCCAGTCGCTCGGGCGGAGCGCATAGACGCTTCCCACCGAGATCGCCTCGTGTCCCTTGATCGGCCCGAAGGTCCCGATGCGGCCCTGACGCTGGAGGCGCAGGAGCCGCTCGTCGAAGCGACGGCCGAGGAGCATGGCCCGGTAGAGCCGCGTGAGGTCCGCCGGCGGGATCGCGGGCTCGAGCCCGGCGTCGACGGTCCCCTCGGCGCTCAGGATCGAGAGGAAGTCGATCGCCTCGGGCTGATCAACGATGTGACGGGGCATCAGCACCTCCTCGCTCCGACTCGCTTCTATTGTAGTCCCGAACGCGCAAGCTCGCCAACACTCGGGCGAGCCGGCGCTCGAAATGGGAGCCCGCCATCAGCGCCGCTCGCCCCTCGAGCGCGTCCGGGCGACCCAGAAGCACGTCGAGGCCACCGCGCAGAAGCCCACGGCGGTGAGAAAGGCCGGGCGGTAGCTCCCGGTGAGGTCGTGGACCATGCCTCCGAACCACGGCCCGATGGCTCCGCCGAGGCCGTTGCCGAGGTTCATGATCCCGTAGAGGAGTCCGAAGCGCCGGCCCGCGAAGAGCTCGGCGGCCATGGCCGTGATGATGGGGCCCCGGGCGCCGAAGCCCAACCCGAAGAGGAGCGCGTAGGCATAGAGCCACCCTGGGTGCGGCCAGGTCTCGAGCAGGATCAGGGCTCCGATGCCCGTGGCGGTGCAGGCGAACGAGAGCGTGGCCGCCGACTCGCGGCCGATCCAGTCCGAAACCGTGCCGAACAGGATCCGGCCGAGGCTCGACATAAACCCCGTGAGACCGAAGATGCCAGCGACGAACATCCGCGGGTAGCCCAGGTCCACGGCGAACGCCACCTGGTGGGTGAACACCGGGAAGACTGCCAGCGGAGTGAAGAAGTAGGCCAGGAAAAGCCCCCAGAACTGCCGCATCGAGAGGGCGGCGAGC
It encodes the following:
- a CDS encoding pyruvate dehydrogenase (acetyl-transferring) E1 component subunit alpha translates to MDFLSILSAEGTVDAGLEPAIPPADLTRLYRAMLLGRRFDERLLRLQRQGRIGTFGPIKGHEAISVGSVYALRPSDWVVPYYRETPGLLLRGWPLEDIILYYAGYPEGLRVPDHVRDLPFCIPIASQIPHAVGLAYAARYKGKDSVVLVYLGDGATSHGDFHEAMNFAGVFQAPVVFCCENNQWAISVPVAKQTRAKTLARKALAYGMPGVQVDGNDLLAVYAAT